ATTCTTCCGGGCATCCTGTCGGGTTCCCGGAGTTTTGATTTGtgcttttatatatatttttatggtAACTTTACCATCCTATTGTATGGTAGCACATCCAAATACATCATGTCAGCCGCGGGCGTGCCCATCATCGAGGGTTACCATGGAGAGGACCAATCGGATGAGAAGCTTCAAGCTGAGGCTGTCCGTATTGGCTACCCTGTGATGATCAAGGCAGtgcgtggtggtggggggaaggTACGTTAGCACTGCAAACAGACTTGATTGTTTTACTGAATAGTAAGAAAACGCCACAGCTTTTGCCCAGgcgttaaggtgtgtgtgtgtccaggcgttaaggtgtgtgtgtgtgtgtgtccaggggatGCGTATCGCTCGTTCGGACGCAGACTTCCTGGAGCAGCTGGAGTCGGCCAGAAGAGAGGCCCGCAAGTCGTTCAACGACGACGTCATGCTGGTGGAGAAGTTTGTCGAGGATCCCAGGTAGGAAGCTCCTGGTGTTGTCAGGAAGAAAACCAGGATATATAGTCTCTTAGAAGGGCCTTCAAGAAAGCTAAACTTGCTGGGACTTAAGTTGGAAAGGTTTTTTTCTAAGGAATACATTTCTAAGGCCATGATAACGTCTCAGTTAAAGGTGTGTGTCCTAATAGCAGCAGCAgtagttgttgttgctgttgaagTTCTTTCTAagccctccccacacactcacaccccccTCCAGGCACGTGGAGGTGCAGGTGTTCGGGGACCAGCACGGGAACGTTGTCTACCTGTTTGAGAGGGACTGCAGCGttcagaggagacaccagaagATCATCGAGGAAGCTCCAGGGGTGCGTAGAACCtcccctgccctttgacctcttggatcccacacacactgctactctGAGCATGTTGGAGTGTGCGGTTCACGACGGCACACGATCTGCTCATGGTCCGTGGGCTGACTGTCCAGCACAGTGTGTCCGTGTCTGTGCTTGTCTATGTTGACATCAGCTCCCCGATCGATGCGTGGCATAGATCCAGGGGGGTgtcccgtgtgtgtttgtgtatgttgacacgtgtgttgttgttgttgtccacCGCAGCCTGGGATCAGccctgaggtgaggaggaggctgggggaggcggcCGTCAAAGCAGCCCTGGCCGTCAACTACGTAGGAGCAGGTGACCGCTGagcacgacccccccccccaggaccccctCTCCCAAACACCACACTGGCCTCCAATGCAATATGGGACTGTGACTCGTGTAACacggcctgtctctctctcactccctctgggTCCAGGCACCGTGGAGTTCATTATGGACGCCCAGCACAACTTCTACTTCATGGAGATGAACACGCGTCTGCAGGTGGAGCACCCCGTCTCGGAGATGATCACGGGGACCGACCTGGTGGAGTGGCAACTGAGGGTGAGCgtgggcgagagagggagggaccaaCTTtgcagagtgggagagagagggaggggttcaGGGAATGTCACCTGGAGGGTTGTAATGGGTGTGTCTGACCACCAGGTGGCAGCAGGGGAGCGTCTGCCCCTGCTCCAGGACGACATTGAGCTGATGGGACACTCGTTTGAGGCCAGGATCTACGCCGAGGACCCCGACAACGACTTCATGCCCGGGGCGGGGCCCCTGCTGCACCTGTCCACGCCACACGCCGACGACTGCACACGCATCGAGACCGGCGTCAGGGAAggtgtggcacacacacacacacacagataccttTAGCCTAAGCCCATGATGTCCCGGTGTGtaatctcctgtgtgtgtgtgttataataaatgtgtgtgtgttgcaggagaTGAGGTTTCCGCTCACTACGACCCGATGATCGCCAAGCTGGTGGTGTGGGGAGAGGACCGCTCTGCAGCCCTGAAGAAGCTCCGGTTCTGTCTCCGACAGTACAATGTACCAGCACACGCGCTATATCACTTTACACTGTCAGTGACCAACCTGGACACCTGACAGGACCCTGGCtgacactcccctcccctctctctccttcccttcccttcccctctcctctctctccttcccttcccctctctctccttcccttctcctctcctctcctcccctctcctctcttattaccctcccctccccagatcGTGGGGCTCAGCACCAACATAGACTTCCTGCTGAGTCTGTCCGGCCACCCCGAGTTCGAGGCGGGGAACGTGACCACCTGCTTCATCCCCCAGCACTACGCTGACCTCTTCCCCGCTCCCCGAGCCCCGTCCCGGGCCACGCTGTGCCAGGCTGCCCTGGGGCTCATCCTCCGGGAGAGGGCCCACACCTGGGACTTTGCCCACGCCTCCggcggtgaggaggaggggggggggggggggtgggaggaaggTCTTCACGTGGGGTTCAGATGGAATGTGCAGATCTAAATGGAGTCCTGTGATTGGTCACCGTGGTTGGGTTTCTTCCTCAGCCTgggtttctttgtttgtttgctgcaGATCCATTCAGCCCTTTTGCATCCAGTAGTGGGCGGAGACTGAACATTCTGTACAGCAGGAAGATGACCCTGCAGCTTGGGGACCAGAGTGagcctgcacacgcacacacagacacacactttctgccccccccccccccccccccaacacctccTGTGACTCATAAGAATGGAAAGTTCCCTCTAAACTCTGAGGCAGGAACAGAGTGGAGGAGAGTTGATGTGGCTGGGATGACTTCATGAATATTGAGTGCGGTAACGTGGAGGTGATTAGTGGGTCTTTATGAAGACATACTCATTTCGAGCGAATTAGGTGCACGACTTGTGGCTATAAATACACTTTCTGGAACCATTACAGCGCCATCTTCATATCTCACTGTCAGCGACGGAACAGCTTGGCGGGTTGTAGAGAGATTAGTTAGTGTAAAAATGTGAGTGAAGTTGGCTTCTCTCAAATGTTTTAacccctgtgtgtttctgtgtgtctgtttacagAGGTGGAGCTGGTTGTTACATACAAACCAGACGGGACTTTCAGTATGGAGGTACGTTCCCATGATGCGTCCTGTCATCGTGCGCGAGGCGCTGGGCGCGTGACCCTGGCGTGTGCTTCACGTGTGCTTCACGTGTGCTTCCCGCCCCCAGGTTGAAGGAGAGCTGTTCCACGtgaagggagaggtggagacggagggaggagccACCTTCCTCCACTGCTCCGTCAACGGGGTCAAGTCCCGCCCCAAACTGGTCCTCCTGGACAACACCGTCCACCTGTTCTCCATGGTACGTCCTCGCACCGCCAGAACCGCGCTTCTTCATAGTACGTTCCACTGTGACAGCGAGAAGGTTCTCGTACTATAGAACCGTGGCTCGTACATAGCAGGTTCTACCCTCACCTCCCAAGAAAATGTTCTTCAGAGACCTTTTAGCTTGAAAGCGTAGACTTGGATTGTCTAGCTTTGCAACAATAGCCAGAGTGTATGAAAGTGTGTCGaactctgtccctcctcctacccccagGAGGGCAGTGCCCAGGTGAGCCTGCCCGTACCCAAGCACCTGGTGGGAGTGAGCGGCTCAGGGGCCCAGGGGGGCGCCCTGGCCCCCATGACTGGCACTATCGAGAAGGTAACGACTCCTCGTGCACCTCAGTCTCATACACCTTCCCCCCGTCTGTCTCAGAGAAATTTCCGGAAAGCAGTGATGGCTCCCTTTGTGTTGAGGAGAGGATTTCAGTTTGTCGTTAATACACGTGACGATAAAGTCGAACTGGAACCCTGGAAGGATGGGGTGGAGCGAACAgtgacgtgtgcgtgtgtagccTCAGCCGAGTGAAGGTCCGGAAGGTTCTGAAGGTTCTCCATCCGTCCTCAGGTGCTGGTGAAGGCTGGAGACAAGGTGGAGGCGGGAGATccgctgatgatgatgatagccATGAAGATGGAGGTGAGTTCAGGGGCCCTGACCGGGTCAGATTGTGTGCGCCCCATATGTACCCCACCCCAATGGGCCGCTTCGGACTCCGTCCACAAACAATCTTAACAGGAACTTCCCATTTGTACGTGAAGAGCGCGTTGTGAaggcctctcccccctcctctcagcacACCATCCGAGCTCCCAAGGCTGGCGTGATCAAGAAGGTCTTCTTCAAGGAGGGCTCTCAGGCCAATCGGCACGCGGCGCTGGTGGAGtttgagcaggaagaggagggcgagGAATAAACCCCcgtcccacacacactgctgccagAGTGTGTTTGAGGGAGAAAATAACGTTACCGTAGAAACCACAGACCCTGAGCAGGGTCTGCATCTtctagatgttttctttccttaGCCTAAATCAAACCTTGCATAATGTTGTGTCACTTTGCAGATTAGGAATTTAAAATGTGACTCGACACAGGTACAGTATATAAACTTTCAAATTCAAACCATTAGGACTGAGGCGTACGGGAGCGATTGCGTTAAGATCTTCAGGAGATGGGACTAGCCCACTGCTGCACAACCCAAGGGGGGGATGCACTAGCGGTCTATAGGGATCACCATGTACAGAGGCCTTTCACATATCAGGAAGAAAAGCATGGCAGTGTCGATTTCAAAGTATtaccttttgttttgtttttctaatcTCCAGTTTCTGATGGAATGACGTGCTGTAACGGTAGCTTAGTTTGGACTtttctactcctctcctccgccaAGTGCACTTTTTCTCCTTCTTATGCTTGAGTGACGGGGTCCTGTCACGGTATCTGATGGAAcatgcctctcttcctctaccccgcctctcttcctctaccccGCCTCTCTTCCACTACCccgcctctcttcctctaccccgcctctcttcctctaccccgcctctcttcctctacccttcccccctctgcctccttttGTGTTGTGTCCGTCACGCATCGCCACATCTTCCAGGCCTGTCGGAGGAGATCGTAGCGACGGTATAGCTTCTGTGCTGTTCAAATGATCTACAAATCAGCCGTCGGCTTGAAAACCGAGTCCTCCTGATTGGTTGATTAGTCTGACGGGCCAGTCTTCATGATCTGCTGTGATCACATCTCCTGTCATGTGACGTTGGGGTCATCGTGTTGACCGTATGAGCTAGTCATCAGGCGTGCAGGAGAGACACTGGTCAGGATCGGATGACTCATTCACACTCCTGTGATGTGTGTGGCGATACGGATGACTGTCTACTAACTCGTGTGATTTGAGGTCACTCATCCAGTTACTATGTATATTCATGTTTCCTTGTAGAGTTTGGTTACTTAAATAATGGCTTTTCTCTGTGTTATTGGGTGGGTCGAATactgtaataaaaaaataaaaaaagtttctTAATGTCCGCTTGTCAGTGTTTTTAATTCAAATTTGGATGATTAGTTAACAACACCTTCTGTGACGTGATGAACTTAAAATGcattttcagttctgctttacaaCATCTTTAAATGTGACTTACTAAAACCTGCAGAAACCCTAATTTATGCAACTATGTGAAGGTGAAGTCCCACATCTCACGTGACTAAAATTGAACTTTTacgttaaaataaacaattcAAATTAGGATTTGAATCCAGGCTGTTGCGGTACTGCCCCAGCTTTCAgagcatatacatatatattacttaactgatatcagtaaaaaaataaaataattatcaattggtttGAGTGTGAACCAGGAGTACCATGTTAGGCAGTATACTCAatttacatttacgcatttagcagacgcttctatcgaaagcgacttccaagagagctttacaaaagagcataggtcactgatcataacaacgaggtagtcccaaacattgcaagcagccaaaacatgaagcatacattgtgaaaaaactagaacaagtgccaaaagagaagacccataagagcatgcagttatacaagttacaaattaaaacaacatgaaccacaatgGTACCTCAATGGTACATATGCTTACCCACTGAGCCACAGAGGGTTCCTGCAAAGTTACTTTCTACAAGACTGTGTAATTACCCTTATGACACTACTAAATGTCAAAGGACAACATTTGTTTGGTTTCTGCTAATGCCAAGTTATTTAATAGAATACTCTGCCTTCTAATCATACtta
Above is a genomic segment from Hypomesus transpacificus isolate Combined female chromosome 16, fHypTra1, whole genome shotgun sequence containing:
- the mccc1 gene encoding methylcrotonoyl-CoA carboxylase subunit alpha, mitochondrial, with protein sequence MAAVLLKVPTLQGLKIFQQKLVWTKGTVRLASAGQGRIEKVLIANRGEIACRVMRTAKKMGVRSVAVYSEADRHSMHVAMADEAYHIGPAASQQSYLSMEKVLEVAKASGSHAVHPGYGFLSESTEFAEACKQEGIIFIGPPSSAIRDMGIKSTSKYIMSAAGVPIIEGYHGEDQSDEKLQAEAVRIGYPVMIKAVRGGGGKGMRIARSDADFLEQLESARREARKSFNDDVMLVEKFVEDPRHVEVQVFGDQHGNVVYLFERDCSVQRRHQKIIEEAPGPGISPEVRRRLGEAAVKAALAVNYVGAGTVEFIMDAQHNFYFMEMNTRLQVEHPVSEMITGTDLVEWQLRVAAGERLPLLQDDIELMGHSFEARIYAEDPDNDFMPGAGPLLHLSTPHADDCTRIETGVREGDEVSAHYDPMIAKLVVWGEDRSAALKKLRFCLRQYNIVGLSTNIDFLLSLSGHPEFEAGNVTTCFIPQHYADLFPAPRAPSRATLCQAALGLILRERAHTWDFAHASGDPFSPFASSSGRRLNILYSRKMTLQLGDQKVELVVTYKPDGTFSMEVEGELFHVKGEVETEGGATFLHCSVNGVKSRPKLVLLDNTVHLFSMEGSAQVSLPVPKHLVGVSGSGAQGGALAPMTGTIEKVLVKAGDKVEAGDPLMMMIAMKMEHTIRAPKAGVIKKVFFKEGSQANRHAALVEFEQEEEGEE